One Danaus plexippus chromosome 29 unlocalized genomic scaffold, MEX_DaPlex mxdp_37, whole genome shotgun sequence DNA segment encodes these proteins:
- the LOC133320560 gene encoding histone H2B has protein sequence MPPKTSGKAAKKSGKAQKNISKSDKKKKKHKRKESYAIYIYKVLKQVHPDTGISSKAMSIMNSFVNDIFERIAAEASRLAHYNKRSTITSREVQTSVRLLLPGELAKHAVSEGTKAVTKYTSSK, from the coding sequence atGCCGCCTAAAACGAGCGGTAAGGCAGCCAAGAAATCCGGCAAAGCCCAAAAGAACATCTCCAAATCGgacaagaagaagaagaagcaCAAGAGGAAGGAGAGCTACGCTATTTACATCTACAAAGTTCTGAAGCAGGTGCATCCCGACACCGGTATCTCAAGTAAGGCCATGTCTATCATGAACTCCTTCGTGAACGATATATTCGAACGCATCGCCGCCGAAGCATCACGTCTCGCGCACTACAACAAGAGATCCACCATTACATCGAGGGAGGTTCAGACGTCCGTGAGACTGTTGCTGCCCGGCGAGTTGGCCAAGCACGCCGTCAGTGAAGGGACCAAAGCCGTCACTAAGTACACCAGTTCCAAGTGA
- the LOC133320571 gene encoding uncharacterized protein LOC133320571 → MTGRGKGGKGLGKGGAKRHRKVLRDNIQGITKPAIRRLARRGGVKRISGLIYEETRGVLKVFLENVIRDAVTYTEHAKRKTVTAMDVVYALKRQGRTLYVRSVRTIMARTKQTARKSTGGKAPRKQLATKAARKSAPATGGVKKPHRYRPGTVALREIRRYQKSTELLIRKLPFQRLVREIAQDFKTDLRFQSSAVMALQEASEAYLVGLFEDTNLCAYIIMTGRGKGGKGLGKGGAKRHRKVLRDNIQGITKPAIRRLARRGGVKRISGLIYEETRGVLKVFLENVIRDAVTYTEHAKRKTVTAMDVVYALKRQGRTLYGFGG, encoded by the exons ATGACCGGTCGCGGTAAAGGAGGAAAGGGTCTGGGAAAAGGTGGAGCCAAGCGACACAGGAAAGTACTCCGTGATAACATCCAGGGTATCACCAAACCGGCCATACGTCGTCTGGCACGCAGAGGCGGCGTCAAACGTATCTCCGGTCTGATATACGAAGAGACCAGAGGCGTTCTCAAAGTATTCCTAGAGAACGTCATCCGCGACGCCGTCACGTACACCGAGCACGCGAAGAGGAAGACCGTCACAGCCATGGACGTCGTGTACGCCCTGAAGCGACAGGGACGCACCCTATACG TTAGAAGTGTTCGTAC aataatggctCGTACTAAACAAACCGCTCGTAAATCAACCGGTGGTAAGGCACCACGTAAACAGCTAGCCACGAAGGCCGCCCGTAAGAGCGCACCGGCAACCGGAGGAGTGAAGAAGCCTCATCGTTACAGACCCGGTACTGTGGCACTTCGTGAGATCCGTCGCTACCAGAAGAGCACGGAACTTCTCATCCGCAAGCTACCCTTCCAACGTCTAGTACGTGAGATAGCTCAAGATTTCAAGACCGATCTGCGTTTCCAGAGCTCTGCGGTGATGGCTCTGCAGGAGGCTAGCGAGGCGTATCTCGTAGGTCTCTTCGAAGACACGAACCTTTGCGCT TACATCATCATGACCGGTCGCGGTAAAGGAGGAAAGGGTCTGGGAAAAGGTGGAGCCAAGCGACACAGGAAAGTACTCCGTGATAACATCCAGGGTATCACCAAACCGGCCATACGTCGTCTGGCACGCAGAGGCGGCGTCAAACGTATCTCCGGTCTGATATACGAAGAGACCAGAGGCGTTCTCAAAGTATTCCTAGAGAACGTCATCCGCGACGCCGTCACGTACACCGAGCACGCGAAGAGGAAGACCGTCACAGCCATGGACGTCGTGTACGCCCTGAAGCGACAGGGACGCACCCTATACGGTTTCGGCGGTTAA
- the LOC116777901 gene encoding histone H1B-like: protein MADTAVASETPAPATPAKKPKAAAAAAAAAAAAAAGSKKPKAKPTHPKTAEMVNNAIKELKERSGSSLQAIKKYIAAQYKVDTEKLAPFIRKYLKSAVESGALIQTKGKGASGSFKLESKSSAAKKPSSSGGGGKASGGGPAGGGRAAASSASAKSKKAAATASAVAAKGGKKGGTAASSAASSPSKAKASAAAARDKKAAAAAAAAAKKKPAAAKKGSASANASAASSAAASKAKGAASKAKKSAKPPTKKPKAPKPKKAAAGTPKSKPAAKKAAAAKK, encoded by the coding sequence atgGCAGATACCGCAGTAGCATCCGAAACTCCAGCTCCGGCTACACCGGCGAAGAAACCGAAAGCGGCAGCGGCCGCAgcggccgccgccgccgccgcagcGGCTGGATCGAAGAAACCTAAGGCTAAACCTACGCATCCTAAAACCGCTGAAATGGTCAACAACGCCATTAAAGAGTTGAAGGAGCGCAGCGGTTCATCGTTACAGGCCATCAAGAAATACATCGCCGCTCAATACAAAGTCGATACAGAGAAATTGGCACCGTTCAtaagaaaatatcttaagaGCGCCGTCGAATCCGGTGCCCTAATACAGACAAAGGGAAAGGGTGCTTCTGGTTCTTTCAAATTGGAATCTAAATCATCGGCAGCAAAGAAACCCTCATCGTCGGGAGGTGGCGGTAAGGCCAGCGGCGGTGGTCCCGCCGGAGGCGGTAGGGCTGCAGCATCTTCGGCATCGGCTAAATCTAAGAAAGCCGCCGCCACGGCATCGGCAGTGGCCGCGAAGGGAGGTAAGAAAGGCGGTACCGCAGCTTCGTCCGCTGCGTCTTCACCATCTAAAGCTAAAGCATCGGCGGCGGCGGCTAGGGATAAGAAAGCGGCCGCAGCCGCAGCCGCGGCTGCCAAAAAGAAGCCAGCTGCTGCTAAGAAAGGTTCCGCATCCGCCAACGCCTCTGCCGCATCCTCAGCGGCAGCGTCTAAGGCCAAAGGAGCAGCATCCAAGGCCAAGAAGAGCGCCAAACCTCCCACTAAGAAACCAAAAGCCCCGAAACCGAAGAAAGCAGCCGCCGGTACCCCGAAATCGAAACCCGCAGCTAAGAAAGCAGCAGCAgcgaaaaagtaa
- the LOC133320569 gene encoding histone H2A, with protein sequence MSGRGKGGKVKGKAKSRSNRAGLQFPVGRIHRLLRKGNYAERVGAGAPVYLAAVMEYLAAEVLELAGNAARDNKKTRIIPRHLQLAIRNDEELNKLLSGVTIAQGGVLPNIQAVLLPKKTEKKA encoded by the coding sequence ATGTCTGGACGTGGTAAAGGTGGCAAAGTTAAGGGAAAGGCAAAGTCTCGTTCTAACCGTGCGGGTCTACAGTTTCCTGTGGGTCGTATACACAGATTGTTGAGAAAAGGTAACTACGCGGAGCGCGTCGGTGCCGGTGCTCCCGTTTATCTCGCTGCCGTTATGGAATATCTTGCAGCTGAAGTTCTCGAGTTGGCCGGTAACGCTGCCAGAGACAACAAGAAGACCAGAATCATACCTAGACATCTTCAGCTAGCCATAAGGAACGACGAAGAGTTGAACAAGCTTCTATCGGGTGTGACGATAGCTCAGGGAGGTGTACTACCAAACATCCAGGCCGTATTACTGCCAAAGAAAACGGAGAAGAAGGCCTAA